A single genomic interval of Amycolatopsis albispora harbors:
- a CDS encoding DUF6319 family protein, translating into MTVDSLTEPEAPAATPEPVSENGQAEAPQTPENGQAEAKPKRGRPKGQTTAKKTRTVELTLTVTGTADGEWQAELKHGSKWIARGIEIPAAAVSRAAKELHEELSGPIDEVINAAREQQAQKVAQLEAELEEAKKALAELEQ; encoded by the coding sequence ATGACCGTGGATTCCTTGACAGAACCCGAGGCGCCGGCCGCGACGCCGGAGCCGGTCTCCGAGAACGGCCAGGCGGAAGCTCCCCAGACGCCCGAGAACGGCCAGGCCGAGGCCAAGCCCAAGCGCGGCCGTCCGAAGGGCCAGACCACCGCCAAGAAGACCCGCACCGTCGAACTGACGCTGACCGTCACCGGCACCGCCGACGGTGAGTGGCAGGCGGAGCTCAAGCACGGCAGCAAGTGGATCGCCCGCGGCATCGAGATCCCCGCCGCCGCCGTTTCGCGCGCGGCCAAGGAACTGCACGAGGAACTGTCCGGCCCGATCGACGAGGTCATCAACGCCGCCCGCGAACAGCAGGCGCAGAAGGTGGCCCAGCTCGAAGCCGAGCTGGAAGAGGCCAAGAAGGCCCTCGCGGAACTCGAGCAGTAA
- a CDS encoding cupin domain-containing protein, whose translation MIDWQVLSTVEGRPLVGGTGTFRTRETAVSGLLYEIRYPAGVGSPEHRHDHDSVIYLLSGKLRGTIDGREVRLAPGETVVHPRGVPHTVEAIEDSHWLEFKSPLPGRAPLST comes from the coding sequence ATGATCGACTGGCAGGTTCTGTCCACTGTGGAGGGTCGGCCGCTGGTCGGCGGCACCGGCACCTTCCGCACCCGCGAGACCGCGGTTTCCGGGCTGCTGTACGAAATCCGCTATCCCGCCGGGGTCGGTTCGCCGGAGCACCGGCACGACCACGACAGCGTCATCTATCTGCTGTCGGGAAAGTTGCGCGGCACGATCGACGGCCGGGAGGTCCGGCTCGCCCCCGGTGAGACCGTGGTGCACCCGCGCGGCGTGCCGCACACCGTGGAGGCGATCGAGGACAGCCACTGGCTGGAGTTCAAGTCGCCGCTGCCGGGACGGGCGCCGCTGAGCACCTGA
- a CDS encoding OsmC family protein, which yields MKEHRYAMTVTWTGDQGKGTATYRDYSRAHDVYIPGKPVLAGSADPAFRGDATRWNPEELLVASLSECHMLWVLALASMEKVVITGYTDEADGVMVEEPGGGGQFREVTLRPVVTVAEPGMVEAAEKLHAIAHSKCYIARSVNFPVRHEPRTLA from the coding sequence ATGAAGGAACATCGCTACGCCATGACCGTCACCTGGACGGGCGACCAGGGCAAGGGCACCGCCACCTACCGCGACTACTCGCGGGCGCACGACGTCTACATCCCGGGCAAGCCGGTGCTGGCGGGCTCGGCCGACCCGGCCTTCCGCGGGGACGCCACCCGCTGGAACCCGGAGGAACTGCTGGTCGCCTCGCTGTCGGAGTGCCACATGCTCTGGGTGCTCGCGCTCGCGTCGATGGAGAAGGTGGTGATCACCGGCTACACCGACGAGGCGGACGGCGTGATGGTCGAGGAACCCGGTGGTGGCGGGCAGTTCCGCGAGGTGACGCTGCGTCCGGTGGTCACCGTGGCCGAGCCGGGCATGGTGGAAGCCGCGGAGAAGCTGCACGCGATCGCGCATTCGAAGTGCTACATCGCGCGTTCGGTGAACTTCCCGGTCCGGCACGAGCCGCGGACGCTGGCATGA
- a CDS encoding GntR family transcriptional regulator, which yields MAARSGREKAYEFLKGEVLPDPAAQGQFISEQDLASRIGVSRTPIREALLMLAAEELVQLVPNRGAYIAPLTGRDLSELIELRGMMERFAAEKTIAGDGVPVERMRATLKQQAELADPAQAKEFIELDTAFHTHLIDAAGNAMLSKAYAGLRDRQLRAGLVALFACPNRQHAVCEEHQAIVDGLAARDLAATHAAIDHHLGTTLKLQLTS from the coding sequence ATGGCCGCCCGCTCCGGCCGTGAGAAGGCCTACGAGTTCCTCAAGGGCGAGGTGCTGCCCGATCCCGCCGCGCAGGGGCAGTTCATCAGCGAACAGGACCTCGCGAGCCGGATCGGTGTCTCGCGCACGCCGATCCGCGAAGCACTGCTCATGCTCGCCGCCGAGGAACTCGTGCAACTGGTGCCCAACCGCGGCGCCTACATCGCCCCGCTCACCGGCCGCGACCTCTCCGAGCTGATCGAGCTGCGCGGCATGATGGAGCGCTTCGCCGCGGAGAAGACCATCGCCGGTGACGGCGTGCCGGTCGAGCGCATGCGCGCCACCCTCAAGCAGCAGGCCGAACTCGCCGATCCCGCGCAGGCCAAGGAGTTCATCGAGCTGGACACCGCCTTCCACACGCACCTGATCGACGCGGCGGGCAACGCCATGCTCAGCAAGGCCTACGCCGGACTGCGCGACCGGCAGCTGCGGGCCGGGCTGGTCGCGTTGTTCGCCTGCCCGAACCGCCAGCACGCCGTCTGCGAGGAGCACCAGGCGATCGTCGACGGCCTGGCGGCGCGCGACCTCGCCGCCACGCACGCCGCCATCGACCACCACCTCGGCACCACCCTCAAGCTTCAGCTGACCAGCTGA
- a CDS encoding MFS transporter: MTAQEQVDGRSLRRAFAASLSGTALEWYDFAAYSVAAATIFGELFFPAGDKLAGTMAAFSTYAVGYLARPLGGFVFGRLGDVIGRKRVLVFTLILTGVATFLIGVLPTYENIGGLAAVLLVALRFAQGVGIGGEWGGAVLLSSEFGDPRKRGFWASAAQVGPPAGNLLANGVLALLAVLLSEAQFNSWGWRIAFLLSGVLVLFGLWIRLKLEETPVFKKIAEKGDRPQAPISEVFRDERRGLVAAVLIRVCPDVLYALFTVFVLTYMTQELDMSRSEGLTAVMIGSACQLVLIPAAGALSDRVNRRKLYLAGTIAAGIWPFIFFPMVSTGSFLAVVVGIVLALVIHALLYGPQAALVTEQFSPRLRYTGSSLGYTLAGVVGGALAPLLFTALFAGFGTWLAIAAYVLVTAIVTVIGVLIGRDPDPAEYEAHDNADQLVS, encoded by the coding sequence ATGACTGCACAAGAACAGGTGGACGGCCGCTCGCTGCGGCGCGCCTTCGCGGCGAGCCTGTCCGGGACCGCGCTGGAGTGGTACGACTTCGCCGCGTACTCGGTCGCCGCGGCGACGATCTTCGGCGAGTTGTTCTTCCCCGCCGGTGACAAGCTCGCCGGCACCATGGCGGCCTTCTCCACCTACGCCGTGGGGTACCTGGCCCGCCCGCTCGGCGGTTTTGTCTTCGGCAGGCTCGGCGACGTGATCGGCCGCAAGCGCGTGCTGGTGTTCACGCTGATCCTGACCGGCGTCGCCACCTTCCTGATCGGCGTGCTGCCCACCTACGAGAACATCGGCGGGCTCGCCGCGGTGCTGCTGGTCGCGCTCCGGTTCGCGCAGGGCGTCGGCATCGGCGGTGAATGGGGTGGCGCGGTCCTGCTCTCCAGCGAATTCGGTGATCCACGCAAACGCGGGTTCTGGGCATCGGCCGCGCAGGTCGGCCCGCCCGCGGGCAACCTGCTCGCCAACGGTGTGCTCGCGCTGCTGGCCGTGCTGCTGTCCGAGGCCCAGTTCAACTCGTGGGGCTGGCGGATCGCCTTCCTGCTCTCCGGCGTGCTTGTCCTCTTTGGACTCTGGATTCGGCTGAAGCTGGAAGAAACCCCGGTGTTCAAGAAGATCGCGGAGAAGGGCGACCGGCCGCAGGCGCCGATCTCCGAGGTGTTCCGCGACGAGCGGCGCGGGCTGGTCGCGGCCGTGCTGATCCGCGTCTGCCCCGATGTGCTCTACGCGTTGTTCACCGTTTTTGTGCTGACCTACATGACGCAGGAACTGGACATGTCGCGCAGCGAAGGCCTGACCGCGGTGATGATCGGCTCGGCCTGCCAGCTGGTGCTCATCCCGGCGGCCGGCGCGCTCTCGGACCGGGTCAACCGGCGCAAGCTGTACCTGGCGGGCACCATCGCCGCCGGGATCTGGCCGTTCATCTTCTTTCCGATGGTCAGCACCGGCTCGTTCCTCGCCGTGGTGGTCGGCATCGTGCTCGCACTGGTCATCCACGCCCTGCTGTACGGCCCGCAGGCCGCGCTGGTCACCGAGCAGTTCTCGCCGCGGCTGCGTTACACCGGCAGCTCACTCGGCTACACGCTGGCCGGGGTGGTCGGCGGCGCGCTCGCGCCACTGCTGTTCACCGCGTTGTTCGCCGGGTTCGGCACCTGGCTGGCGATCGCCGCGTACGTGCTGGTGACCGCGATCGTGACGGTCATCGGCGTGCTGATCGGCCGCGACCCCGACCCGGCCGAGTACGAGGCGCACGACAACGCCGATCAGCTGGTCAGCTGA
- a CDS encoding DUF2848 domain-containing protein: MPEYPRLSFTLPDGSEVHTDVHTLLNAGYAGRSQDDVAAHVAELAELGVPAPSTTPALYPVAPYLASQTDEVPVQHGRTSGEAEWALVITGPSPEDVLLTAACDHTDRALEVHGVAWSKNAGPDVLARKAWRLVDVEDRLDDLVLRAWAGDVEIQHGKLAELLTPAYWLDVLRSKGWYEPGVVLISGTIPMHHGVDQFTSSWRVELSDPATGNVIELGYRVRPLPEPIG, translated from the coding sequence ATGCCGGAGTACCCACGGCTCAGCTTCACCCTGCCGGACGGCAGCGAGGTGCACACGGACGTGCACACGCTGCTCAACGCGGGTTACGCCGGCCGCAGTCAGGACGACGTCGCCGCGCACGTCGCGGAGCTGGCCGAGCTGGGCGTCCCGGCGCCGTCGACCACCCCGGCGCTGTACCCGGTGGCGCCCTACCTGGCCAGCCAGACCGACGAGGTCCCGGTGCAGCACGGCCGCACCTCCGGCGAGGCGGAATGGGCGCTGGTGATCACCGGGCCGTCACCGGAGGACGTGCTGCTGACCGCGGCCTGCGACCACACCGACCGCGCGCTCGAGGTGCACGGCGTGGCGTGGAGCAAGAACGCGGGCCCGGACGTGCTCGCGCGGAAAGCGTGGCGCCTGGTCGACGTCGAAGACCGGCTCGACGACCTGGTGCTGCGCGCCTGGGCTGGTGACGTGGAAATCCAGCACGGGAAGCTCGCGGAACTGCTCACGCCCGCGTACTGGCTGGACGTGCTGCGCTCGAAGGGCTGGTACGAGCCGGGCGTGGTGCTGATCTCGGGCACCATTCCGATGCACCACGGCGTGGACCAGTTCACGTCTTCCTGGCGCGTCGAACTGAGCGACCCGGCGACCGGGAACGTGATCGAGCTGGGCTACCGCGTGCGGCCGCTGCCGGAACCCATCGGCTGA